Within the Musa acuminata AAA Group cultivar baxijiao chromosome BXJ2-9, Cavendish_Baxijiao_AAA, whole genome shotgun sequence genome, the region ATTATTATATATGAATGCTTCATGTTGTCATTCAGGGAGACCTTAGGTTTGACCATATCATTATCGAGGAATGTTTTATGGTTGGGTTCAACTATATTATTATAGATGTGTTGAAAATTATCTCTTCAAGTAGTTCAGTCATATATTAAGAgtcatctctttaggcaattCAATTGTACTAGTGTAATGAATTATTTCTTTAGATATATCGATAGTATTAGTATTGGTGTTGAGAATCACCTCTTTAGGTGGTTCAATCGTATTAACATTAGAAGCCGCGTCTTTAGGTGGTTCAATCATGTTAGTGTCAATCATCTCTTCTAGGTAGTTTAATCATATTGACATTGGGATTTGCTTCTTCACATGGTTTGTTATGTTGGTGGCTCCCTAACAAAGCCCTTTAATACCTTAGTAAGTGATTCAGAGGATTCGATCTAAGTGTCAAGTCTAagtgttaaaaaaaatttaagtacaGGAGAATGTACCTAAGAGGTCTCTTTTTTAGTGAGGTCTAGAACCATTGTATTCGAGGTCATGATTAAATGCATAAAACTATTATGTGCTTTCTTCAATCGTAGATGTAATCATATTGCATTGAACCCAAAAAACACAGGGTAATAGTTGGCTAAGTCAACTTCCTAGATAATTAACTTCATATGATTGAATTGGTTGCTGGGTCATCCGAATGGTCACGAGGCATCAACCACGTAATAGTGAGGTGTCAACAATCTTCCATGTGTTATCATTCTTATATCATTTGTGCTCCCAACATGTCCTAACACGTGAAGTAGAGTCTGGGCATGATGTAACTTCTACCAAACTTCTTGTTTAACCACTCAATTTTTAAAATACTACTTTAAACCAATTTGATTATGTTATCATCGAGATAATACTTTATTGACATAAAACTATATGTTGAATCGATCATACGATCATTCGAATAGCACTTTAGGTCGATTCAATCGTAATATCAATAAAATAATGCTTGGGCCAATCCAATTGCATTACTATTGATATAGCATTTTAGGCTAATTTAATCACATTATCAGAACAACACTTTGGGTCATTTGGATCGTGTTATCGATGAAATAGAACCTTATGCCATTTTGGTCATATTGCCATCGAAATAACCCCTTAGTTCGTTTCAATCATGCTACCATCAAAATAGTGTTTTGAGCCTTTTTGACTATACTATGGTCGGAATAGCACCTTAGGCCATTTCGTGCTGTCAAAATAGTGCCTTGGATTCAAAATAAAGCTTTGGGTTATTTCAATTATATTATCATTCGAATAATATCTTGAGTCATTTCAATCATCTCATTGTCATCAAAATAGTATCTTTGGAATAACATATTGGGTTGTTTCAATCTATGCTATCATTGGAATTGCACCTCAGGTAGCATTACTATTGGAATAGCGTCTTGGATCGTTTGATCCACACTGCCATTGAAATAATTACTTGAGCCATTTTGACTACTATTGATGAAATAACACCTTGGGTTGTTTCAATTACACTATCATCAATATAATGATTTTGGCTATTTTGACCATACTATTATTGGGAGATACTTTTAGGCAAATTTAGGCTATGTTGCTATTAGAATATACTTATTAGTCAATTTTTCAACGTATGTGATCGTCGAAAAATGTTTTTTGATCGATTAGGCCATATTATCGTGGAGGAAGATTTATAGTTAGATTTAGTCACATCATTTTAGAAGGATGCTTCTTAGTTAATTCAATCATGTTATCATACATGGACGCTTCATGATCGAGTTTGGCTACATTGTCGTCGAGGGACGCTTTGTGCTTTATTTTGATTGTGTCATTGCATAAGGATATTTCTTGGTCGATTGGTTATTTTACTGTATAGGCATGCTTCATAATCAAGATTGGCTATGTCAACACCTAGCGATGCTTTATGATTGATTTCAATCACATCATTATAAAAGGATGCTTTTTGGTTAATTGGTCACATTATTGTATATGAATATTTCATAGTTAGGTTTGGTTACATTGTTGTTGAGAGATGCTTCGATCGTGTCATTGCCACACTTTATGGCTGTGTTTAGCTATATTATTATAGAGGTGTTGAGAATTCTCTTTAGGAGGTTCAATTGTGTAAGGCAGCTCGACCATATTGGTGTAAGGAATTATTTCTTTAAGTAATTTGATTGTATTGGTGCTGAGAATCACCTCTTTGGGTGGTTCGACAATATTAGTGTTAGAAGCCTCCTCTTTGGGTGATTCGATTGTGTTGGTGTCAAGAGTCATCTTTTTTTATGTAGTTTAATCATGCTGATATTGAGAATTAGCTATTTACATGATTTGTCATATTGGTGGCGAAAGCCCTACCTCTTCGGATAGTTCGACCATATTAGTGTTGAGATCGAATGATTCAACTATGTTGGTATTAGGAATTGCCTCTTTAGATGATTCGATTGTGTTAGTATCGAGAACCACCTCTCCAAGTGATTCAAGCATATTATCACTACTTATTTATAACAAATTACTACTTAATCCTATAAAAATGTGACATGATACAATCGTAGCCCTCCGTGTTATTGCTCAATCGCAATGATAGCTTGGAGCGATGCTTAAGTCAATAAGAGATACAGAAAATTCAATCAAGTGTTAAatatacatattaaaaaaaattaactccAAAAGAATATACTCGAGGGATCTTTTTTAGTGAGATATATGACTATTATGTCCAACAAGTTAACGATTAAATGTCCGATCATATAGGACTAAACGagctattatattattttaaaaaaataataaaatatcaatcatAAAACAGTGAGATATCGATCAACCAACCTTCCACGAATGATCATCGGCACGTCTCCGATCAACGtaacatgatatgaaatattacaACAGTATGTGGTAGATTAAAAGCGGGCGTGGCCTGTGGGAGCTGCAGTAATAATTAAAGGCAGAGGCCGAGCTTTGACGAAAAGCTGGTGACGGACTAATAAACAACACACGAAGTGGTTAATCGCATTCATTCCCTCGCTCTTCTTCCCCGACCCACCCCCACCTACTACCGAGAAGCGCGCAGGAAAAGGGGAGTGGCAGGCGAAAGCGAGCGGGCGTGCGAGTTGTGTTCCAGAGAAATATAATGATGCTCGTCTGTGTCCTCCCACCGATCCCTCCGTCAGCCTTTGTGGTCTTTGGCTGCAACTTTACAAGTACACGGTAAGAGAGATAAGACTTGTTTACGCTTAAAGGTTGAATGGATAGAAAGTTACTGCGACAGTGCATCAGCATCGTGTGCTTAGTTTAGTGGAAGGGAAAAGGGTCGATGAAGAAGGGCAGGTGGGAAGGTGACAATAGGCGGCAGTTGAACTACAAGAGCTGATCGAGATAAATACGCAGGTAATTTTCATTCTCTTATCTTCGCCATGGTTGAATATTTCCTGGTCTTGATGTCACCAATGGCTGCTTTTTAGCTGCTCCAGCTTCTGTGTTTGTGGAATGCTGTCCTTTTGCTGGTAGATATAGCTGCGATGGCTCAGCTTGAGTTGTTCCATTGGAGGACAAAAGGTGGTGTCATCTATTTCCTCCGCCCTTATCAGTCCAGAGGTCATGAGAGGAAACCTTAACCAAAATATATGGTTCCGAAAGAAAACGTGCTTCTCTTTGTTGTTCTTGTTGGTTTTGTTGTGTATACCTTCcaccacatctctctctctctctctttctccgtgATTCCCAGTCTACATCATCTCTCTTATAACCTTTGttctatactctctctctctctcgtatagGTGAAACTGTGTCGTACGTTCTTCTATATTGTCGAGCTTCGTAGTTCTTCTTGTTGTTAGTTGGAGCTGCAGACAAAAACAGGGATCGTTGCGTGGATTTATATTGGATATtgcggagagagaaagagagagagagagagagagaggaagcgaTGAGGACGGAGGTGGCAACGATGCAGCAGATGCTGACGCCGGAGGCGGCAGCGGTTTTGGTGCGGTCTATTGAGGAAGCGGACCGGCGTCGTCACGGCCAGACGACGCCGCTCCACGTGGCCGCCAACCTCCTGGCGGCGCCCTCGGGGCTCCTCCGCCGCGCTTGCACTGTTTCCCACCCGCTCCTCGCTTCCTCATCCCACCCCCTCCACTGCCGCGCCCTCGACCTCTGCTTCTCCGTCGCGCTCGATCGCCTCCCGGCCAGTGCAACCGGCTCCGACGCCGAGCAGCCGCCGCTCTCCAATGCGCTCGTCGCCGCCGTGAAGCGCGCCCAGGCGCACCAGCGCCGCGGCTGCCTCGACCAGCAGCAGCCCCCGCTGCTCGCCATCAGGGTCGAGCTCGGCCACCTCGTCGTCTCGATTCTTGATGATCCCTCCGTCAGCCGCGTGATGCGCGAGGCCGGCTTCTCAAGCCCCGCCGTGAAAACCGCCATCGAGCAGTCACTCTCCTCCAATTCTGCCACAGTCGCCAATTCGCCGAGCCATCCGGTCACGAGGAACGTGTACCTTAGTCCTCTGTTGCAGCAGCAGGAgagaggcgggcaggacgcgagcaaGAGGGAGGATGTCATGAAGGTGCTGGAGATAATGACGAGGCCGAAGAAGAGGAATCCGGTGCTTGTCGGAGACTCCGACGCGGCGTCGGTTATGGAGGAGGTGCTGCTGACGATCGAAAAGGAGCAGCTTGGGATCGACACTCCGGCATCACTACGTTCGGCACAGGTGGTGTCCTTGGAGAAGGAATTCATGTTTCTGGAGCGAAGCCTGATACCCGTGAAGATCAACGAATTATATGGCTTTCTGGAACCCAAGATTCGTGATTGCTCCATCAGTGGCGGCGTGGGAGGTCTAATTCTTGATCTGGGGGACTTGAAGTGGCTCGTGGAGAACCCAGGCGGACATGGAGCGAGCCCAGTTCAGCAACAGCAGCAGACAGGCCGTGCGGTGGTCACGGAGATGGGGCGACTGTTGGCCAGGCTGCGAGAAGACGACGGAGCCGGAAGCAGAGTTTGGGTGGTCGGAACGGCGACATGCGCCACGTACCTGAGATGCCAGGTCTACCACCCGACGATGGAGGTAGACTGGGACCTCCAAGCTCTGCCCATCGCGCCGAGGTCGCCCCCGCTCGCTGGCCTGTTCCCGAGGTTCAAAACTCTGCCACCACTCTGTTCCTCGCTGTTATGTCTTGTCCGCCATTGCCTCAGACTGGTTTTCTCGTCAATGCTTCTCTTGCTCTGCTCATTTTAATTCATGGTGATTCTTGCATGATTCCAGGCCCGGGGGCAATAGTGGAAGCCTAAGCAACTCGGCCACAGTCGTTGCACAGCCAAAACTGTCACCGGCCTCTGGTGCCGCTGCCATCGGACTGAGTCGAGCTTTGGAGAACACCAAGTGTTGGCAGCCGATAGCTTTGTGCCATCTTTGCATGCAGGGCTATCAGCTTGAGCTGGCTAAGACCGTTTCAGAAGAATCTGAGAGCCATTCTTCGGAGCCCAGAGAGGATACGAAGGGAACTCTGCCTCGGTGGTTGCAGAATGCAGTTCCCAGCAGGAAACCAGCGTCTGATCACCTTCAGGTTAGAATCGACTGCCGCTCTCGTTTTCATTCCCTTGAATCCAAATAATGAACGCCCTAAATATGTACTGTTCTGCAGAGGAATGAGCAAGAGCTTCTTCAGAAGCAAAAGGTTGAGGAATTGCTGGGGAAATGGCGTGGCAGATGCACTCGCCTGCACCTAACTCGCTCCCCTCGTCCACAGCAGTTTCTTGAACCGAGATTACTAGCAGTCTCAGGAACCATTTCGCCGACTCAAGGTAGCAGTGATCACAGTCTGAAGCTGAACTCGGTGGAGCACCAAACCAGCCCACCAGTGAAGACCGACCTTGTTCTGGGGCTTTCGCAGCCTCTCGATACCCCATCGCAGAAGCCCCGTAGCGAGTGCATCGAAGACTCATCGAGACAACGCAATACAATCACAGGTGTCTCAGATGTTGTTGCTCTGCAGAGGCTCCGTAGTGGCCTAACCGAAGCCGTCAGCTGGCAGCCGGAGGCTGCCTCTGCCATTGCCACTGCAGTGACGCGACGGGCGTCCGGGAACCGAGGACTGCGCAGCGCTGGGGCGAAGGCTGGCTCATGGCTGCTCTTCACAGGACCCGATAAGGTTGGAAAGTGGAAGATGGCCTCTGCCTTATCGGAGCTTGTTTTCAACACTGCACCGATCAGAATCCACCTCGGTGACGACGGGGAATCGGATGTGAGCTTTCGTGGTAAGACTTCGCTTGACCGTGTTGCTGAGGCCATCCAGCAGAACCCTTTCTCCTTAATCGTGCTCGAAGACGTCGATCATGCCAACACTCTGGTTAGGAGGGCTATCAAGCGTGCTATTGAAACCGGCTGGCTTGTGGATTCTCGCCGACAGGAGGTCGGTCTCGGGAGCATCATCTTCATCCTCATTTCAGATTGGTGGCCTGACGATCTCAGGAACTCAGAGAACTGCCATCGTGCTAAATCCAGCTGGCAATTGGAGCATTCCTTGGGGGAAAAGAGCAGGAAGCATGGTGCAGATTGGACGTCGAAGAATGATCAGCCGATGAAACAGAGAAAGCAGTCCTACCTTTCTCTCGACTTGAATCTGGCTGTCAGCAGAGATGAAGACGATAATGATGCCGAAGAAGGTTCATGGAATTCCAGTGACCTCACAATGGAGCACGACCGCAAGTTTGGGCAGCTCGCCGTCGACCCCCCGACATCATCATACGCTTCTGAGCTAATAGATCTATTGAGCGAAGCAATTGTGTTTAAACCCGTAGATCTTAGCACGATAAGGAAGACAGTGTCGGATTCCATTTCATCGAGATTTATGAGAACCATGGGCAACCTGCAACCCTTGGAGATAGACGAAGATGCACTGGATCGAATAGCTGGCGGAGTTTGGCAGAGCGGAGCCACCAATGTATTCGACGAATGGTTCGACAGGGTGTTGGTTCCCAGCATCAATCGGATGAGGAGCAATTCGGATGTCAGCGACAGAACTATCATAAGGTTAACGTCGGTGAAGGGCGGCTGCGCTGGGAATTCGCTGCCGAGCTCAGTTAGCATCGCCATAGATGGAGCTTGAAGGGCACGACGATGCGCATATGGAGCATGTTAGGAACTAACTATTCATACGGGGAGATGGAAGCCTTTGATGAAACTATGTTCTGTAAACGTATCTATCTAATTCTTCACTAATCTTTTGTCCTCCTATAAATGGCTCACTTCCACGTTCCATAACCTTTCACTTTGTTCCAATAGGAACGCTTTtatcattaagatatattttcctAATAGTAACAATTTATCCTGTAAAATATTTATTAGAGCATATTTTGACAGTGCAAACGAGGCACTTATCTACCAAATACTATAATCTATCAAAAATAATAGAATCGACTTGTTTATTTATGGGCAATTTCTTTCAACATGTccatcttttttgttttttaccGGAAGGTGACATCaatttttagtttttttatttgAAGCCTACTGTTTATAGCTTTTTTGAACTATTGATAACCCTCTTgctattgataatattttttaaaaatataaaatataaatttattatttatattctcgatattattattattttttctttctcataACCTCACATTTTTTGTCGACACCCCTCTTAGGAAgaagatgatatttttatttatttacaaagGGATagtctaaaaatattaaaaaaatttaaaatataattataaatagtaaaaaaagattgcaaataataATTTCcttcttatttgattttttttttctttaatacacTAAATATCCTTCATCATAGTCATCATCTCCTCTGAGTTAGCATTATTCGTTGTTGtctcaaatttattttattattttttgtctCGTTGTGACTATCTTCATCTCATCGTCTTTACCtatgttttgtcacttttatCTTTTTGTTATAATACCATCACTTTCTTTCCTTCCATAAAGTCTCGTTATCTTTATCCTATCGTTTCGATTTTATAATCATCTTTTGACTATCGCTATTATAACAAATGATATTTAgagtattaaaaaatataaattaaaaattaaaaatatttttttcaaaaaaatcatccgttatttattttgttaaatattaaaaaaatcaaaattctttttcctttacttcCTCACATGTGGCCCACAGATTATACTTCTTTACAAGGAgca harbors:
- the LOC135586468 gene encoding protein SMAX1-like; amino-acid sequence: MRTEVATMQQMLTPEAAAVLVRSIEEADRRRHGQTTPLHVAANLLAAPSGLLRRACTVSHPLLASSSHPLHCRALDLCFSVALDRLPASATGSDAEQPPLSNALVAAVKRAQAHQRRGCLDQQQPPLLAIRVELGHLVVSILDDPSVSRVMREAGFSSPAVKTAIEQSLSSNSATVANSPSHPVTRNVYLSPLLQQQERGGQDASKREDVMKVLEIMTRPKKRNPVLVGDSDAASVMEEVLLTIEKEQLGIDTPASLRSAQVVSLEKEFMFLERSLIPVKINELYGFLEPKIRDCSISGGVGGLILDLGDLKWLVENPGGHGASPVQQQQQTGRAVVTEMGRLLARLREDDGAGSRVWVVGTATCATYLRCQVYHPTMEVDWDLQALPIAPRSPPLAGLFPRPGGNSGSLSNSATVVAQPKLSPASGAAAIGLSRALENTKCWQPIALCHLCMQGYQLELAKTVSEESESHSSEPREDTKGTLPRWLQNAVPSRKPASDHLQRNEQELLQKQKVEELLGKWRGRCTRLHLTRSPRPQQFLEPRLLAVSGTISPTQGSSDHSLKLNSVEHQTSPPVKTDLVLGLSQPLDTPSQKPRSECIEDSSRQRNTITGVSDVVALQRLRSGLTEAVSWQPEAASAIATAVTRRASGNRGLRSAGAKAGSWLLFTGPDKVGKWKMASALSELVFNTAPIRIHLGDDGESDVSFRGKTSLDRVAEAIQQNPFSLIVLEDVDHANTLVRRAIKRAIETGWLVDSRRQEVGLGSIIFILISDWWPDDLRNSENCHRAKSSWQLEHSLGEKSRKHGADWTSKNDQPMKQRKQSYLSLDLNLAVSRDEDDNDAEEGSWNSSDLTMEHDRKFGQLAVDPPTSSYASELIDLLSEAIVFKPVDLSTIRKTVSDSISSRFMRTMGNLQPLEIDEDALDRIAGGVWQSGATNVFDEWFDRVLVPSINRMRSNSDVSDRTIIRLTSVKGGCAGNSLPSSVSIAIDGA